Proteins from one Algicella marina genomic window:
- a CDS encoding TRAP transporter small permease: MAGLSRATVAPVGDNLFLKAVAAISTVSGWVSAAMIVAAVAITCQMIFVRFVLNDSTIWQTEAVIYLVIAATLLGLAYVQRLRGHVNVDLVPLALPSKLRMALYLVVLVAGIGMVSVLFWYGYEFWHFAWERGWRSDTVWGVKLWIPYLSLPVGLGLLWLQLVADLVAVLLGIDQPFGLEER; encoded by the coding sequence ATGGCCGGTCTTTCCCGCGCTACGGTTGCACCCGTCGGCGACAACCTTTTCCTGAAGGCAGTGGCAGCGATCTCCACGGTTTCCGGCTGGGTGTCGGCGGCAATGATTGTTGCCGCAGTTGCAATCACTTGCCAAATGATCTTCGTCCGTTTTGTGTTAAACGACTCCACCATATGGCAGACCGAAGCTGTGATCTATCTGGTCATCGCGGCGACACTTTTGGGGCTTGCATACGTCCAGAGGCTGAGAGGTCATGTGAATGTGGATCTGGTGCCATTGGCGCTTCCGTCGAAGCTGCGGATGGCGCTGTACCTCGTGGTTCTGGTAGCTGGAATTGGTATGGTTTCGGTATTGTTTTGGTATGGCTACGAGTTCTGGCATTTCGCCTGGGAGCGGGGCTGGCGATCGGACACCGTTTGGGGGGTGAAGCTGTGGATCCCCTATCTGTCGTTGCCTGTTGGACTGGGCCTGCTATGGCTGCAACTGGTTGCCGACCTCGTGGCTGTGCTGCTTGGGATTGACCAGCCATTCGGTCTCGAGGAGCGCTAA
- the dctP gene encoding TRAP transporter substrate-binding protein DctP, whose product MTSKYIAPAIALAFVGGVAQAEELRLSHQWSNSDVRHKVAAIVAEEVAAADVDLEIKIFGSSSLFKAREQYTPLSRGQLDMTVLPLSYAGGQQPAYNLTLMPGLVKNHDHAARLSESPFMAALEQKMADDDVMVLVHGYLAGGFAGKDNCITKPEDVDGLQTRAAGKAFEQMLAGAGASIASMASSEIYNAMQTGVLNAANTSSSSFVSYRIYEQVSCYTPAGDVALWFMYQPLLMNKSTFEGLNEEQQAALLAGAEKAQAFYLEEAKKEDAASAEVFEKAGVEIAQMTDEDFAAWRQLAQETSYKAFVEEVPDGQELLDMALSVE is encoded by the coding sequence ATGACAAGCAAATATATCGCGCCTGCGATCGCACTGGCATTTGTGGGCGGCGTCGCCCAAGCCGAGGAACTGCGACTATCTCATCAGTGGTCCAACAGCGATGTGCGCCACAAGGTGGCAGCAATCGTGGCCGAGGAAGTGGCGGCAGCGGATGTTGATCTGGAAATCAAGATCTTCGGCTCATCTTCGCTTTTCAAGGCTCGCGAGCAGTACACGCCGCTGAGCCGCGGTCAACTCGACATGACGGTGCTGCCGCTGAGCTATGCGGGCGGGCAACAGCCAGCATACAACCTGACGCTGATGCCTGGGCTTGTGAAGAACCACGACCACGCTGCGCGTCTATCGGAGTCTCCGTTCATGGCGGCGCTGGAACAGAAGATGGCCGACGATGATGTCATGGTGCTGGTTCACGGCTACCTGGCCGGCGGATTTGCCGGTAAAGACAACTGCATAACCAAGCCGGAGGACGTGGACGGACTGCAGACGCGGGCGGCTGGCAAGGCTTTTGAGCAAATGCTGGCGGGCGCGGGCGCTTCAATTGCCTCGATGGCGTCTTCCGAAATTTACAATGCGATGCAAACCGGTGTTCTTAATGCCGCGAATACGTCGTCTTCTTCGTTCGTTTCCTACAGGATTTACGAGCAGGTAAGTTGCTACACGCCTGCTGGTGACGTGGCGCTTTGGTTTATGTATCAGCCCTTGTTGATGAACAAATCGACATTTGAGGGGTTGAACGAAGAACAGCAGGCAGCGTTGTTGGCAGGTGCGGAGAAAGCGCAGGCATTCTATTTGGAAGAGGCCAAGAAAGAAGATGCGGCGTCTGCCGAGGTTTTCGAGAAGGCCGGTGTTGAAATTGCGCAGATGACTGATGAGGACTTCGCCGCCTGGCGGCAATTGGCTCAGGAAACTTCGTACAAGGCGTTTGTCGAAGAGGTTCCAGACGGGCAGGAATTGCTCGATATGGCACTTTCGGTCGAGTGA
- a CDS encoding fumarylacetoacetate hydrolase family protein → MKLLRWGPKGSEKPGALDGDGVIRDLSAATADFNGDTVSLEALDALKKLDLSSMPVVPKDTRIGCILADVPNFFCIGLNYREHAVESNLPIPEEPIIFSKATSALSGPFDDVILPKGCTKGDWEVELGIVIGRECSYVGEDEALDYVAGYCTINDVSERAFQAERGGQWIKGKSCPTFGPCGPYLVTADEVPDPQTLGVELTIDGEVQQKHTTADMIFTVKEIISYMSQFMTLRVGDIIATGTPQGVGMGQKPPRYLKAGEVMEIEVEGLGRQRQVVKSYAG, encoded by the coding sequence ATGAAACTGCTGCGTTGGGGACCGAAAGGATCTGAAAAGCCGGGTGCGTTGGACGGGGACGGTGTAATCCGAGACCTGTCAGCTGCGACGGCGGATTTCAATGGCGATACAGTGTCGCTGGAGGCGCTTGATGCACTGAAGAAACTGGATCTGTCGTCGATGCCGGTAGTTCCGAAAGACACGCGGATCGGATGTATTCTGGCCGATGTTCCGAACTTCTTCTGCATTGGACTGAACTACCGTGAACATGCGGTGGAGAGCAATCTGCCAATCCCCGAAGAACCAATCATTTTTTCCAAGGCAACGAGCGCCCTTTCCGGCCCATTCGATGACGTGATCCTCCCGAAAGGATGCACAAAAGGTGATTGGGAAGTTGAGCTTGGTATCGTGATCGGTAGAGAATGTTCCTATGTCGGCGAGGATGAGGCGCTGGACTATGTGGCCGGCTACTGCACGATCAATGACGTTTCCGAGCGTGCCTTTCAGGCGGAGCGTGGTGGCCAGTGGATCAAGGGTAAATCCTGCCCGACTTTCGGTCCGTGCGGCCCATACCTTGTAACGGCGGACGAAGTGCCGGATCCGCAAACTCTGGGCGTCGAACTTACCATCGACGGGGAAGTGCAGCAGAAGCACACAACAGCGGACATGATATTCACGGTCAAGGAGATCATCTCTTACATGAGCCAGTTCATGACGCTGCGGGTCGGCGACATTATTGCCACCGGCACGCCGCAGGGAGTGGGCATGGGCCAGAAGCCTCCGCGTTATCTGAAGGCTGGCGAAGTCATGGAAATTGAGGTCGAGGGCCTTGGTCGCCAGCGCCAGGTTGTGAAAAGCTATGCGGGCTGA
- a CDS encoding SDR family NAD(P)-dependent oxidoreductase: MNDKEFAGKTAVVSGGAQGIGRAVAERLVAGGANVTIWDADGARADATAAEIGCDAIQLDVTDADACAEAAAKSAASGLHLAVFSAGIAGSNAPLSQYPVAEFHKIVDVNLNGIFHCCRAVVPFMEKAGYGRIVNIASVAGKEGNPNASAYSASKAGVIGLTKSLGKELAGQNIAVNCITPAAARTAIFDQMSEEHIAFMLSKIPRGRFVEVGEVAAMILWLLSEENSFTTAGVFDLSGGRATY, encoded by the coding sequence ATGAACGACAAAGAATTCGCAGGAAAAACGGCTGTAGTCTCGGGCGGAGCTCAAGGGATCGGGCGCGCCGTAGCGGAGAGACTTGTCGCCGGTGGCGCAAATGTCACCATCTGGGACGCCGATGGCGCCCGCGCTGACGCCACTGCCGCTGAAATCGGATGCGACGCAATCCAACTTGACGTAACTGACGCCGATGCCTGTGCGGAAGCTGCGGCAAAATCTGCCGCAAGCGGCCTGCACCTCGCTGTGTTCAGCGCCGGCATTGCGGGCTCCAATGCGCCGCTTTCTCAGTACCCTGTTGCCGAATTCCACAAGATTGTTGACGTCAACCTTAACGGAATATTCCACTGCTGCCGCGCTGTCGTGCCATTCATGGAAAAGGCGGGGTATGGACGGATCGTCAACATCGCCTCAGTTGCGGGCAAGGAGGGAAACCCCAATGCCTCCGCGTACTCCGCGTCCAAGGCCGGCGTCATTGGGCTGACGAAATCACTGGGCAAGGAATTGGCCGGGCAGAATATTGCCGTAAACTGCATTACTCCGGCTGCCGCTCGCACGGCCATTTTCGATCAGATGAGCGAAGAACACATCGCTTTCATGCTGTCAAAAATCCCCCGTGGCCGCTTTGTCGAGGTTGGTGAGGTGGCAGCAATGATCCTGTGGTTACTATCAGAGGAAAACTCTTTCACCACCGCCGGCGTATTCGATCTTTCCGGCGGTCGGGCCACTTACTAA
- a CDS encoding TRAP transporter small permease subunit, which produces MHLKVPADRRARDFSQSVRRPVAPMSAERRQKVTNPAEWLLPAAFIAVASWVIWNGPRYIISFGWASEATQNLFTPAGALDFAALALLPVIFIVGMFTVRCAPMEYGDWKGLDRVPLFIGRITMLLIALIVLVMLYEVVVRYVFERGTYWANELSLWLAGFVFLFSGLYAMQQRSHIRIFLIYDTFPRWLQRVCDSISALLIALFAFFMFYGGFKEAYDKFLRWETFGTAFDPPLPATLKPLILFVIGLVALQAAWNLLMDWNKEPETHTPADEIDQDEIAEIRAHIKE; this is translated from the coding sequence GTGCACCTGAAGGTGCCGGCGGATCGCCGTGCCCGCGACTTTTCGCAATCAGTCAGAAGACCGGTGGCGCCTATGTCCGCTGAGAGGCGTCAGAAGGTAACGAATCCGGCTGAGTGGCTTCTGCCCGCTGCATTCATAGCAGTTGCCTCGTGGGTCATATGGAATGGCCCGCGTTACATTATCAGCTTTGGATGGGCCTCTGAGGCGACCCAAAACCTGTTCACGCCTGCTGGTGCTCTGGATTTCGCAGCGCTTGCTTTGCTGCCAGTGATCTTCATTGTCGGTATGTTCACGGTTCGCTGTGCTCCGATGGAATACGGAGACTGGAAGGGCTTGGATCGCGTGCCGCTTTTCATCGGTCGCATCACGATGCTGCTGATTGCGCTGATTGTACTCGTAATGCTCTACGAGGTTGTTGTCCGCTACGTGTTCGAACGCGGCACCTATTGGGCTAACGAACTCTCGCTCTGGCTTGCCGGGTTTGTGTTCCTCTTTTCAGGGCTCTATGCGATGCAGCAACGCAGTCACATCCGGATTTTTCTGATCTACGACACCTTCCCCCGCTGGCTCCAACGAGTTTGCGACAGCATTTCAGCCCTGCTCATAGCACTGTTTGCCTTCTTCATGTTCTACGGCGGATTCAAAGAGGCTTACGACAAGTTTCTGCGGTGGGAAACATTTGGAACAGCGTTTGACCCACCACTTCCGGCGACGCTCAAACCTCTTATCCTGTTCGTCATCGGCCTTGTCGCCTTGCAAGCTGCTTGGAACTTGCTGATGGACTGGAACAAGGAACCGGAAACCCACACACCGGCAGATGAAATCGACCAGGATGAGATCGCCGAAATCCGCGCGCACATCAAGGAATGA
- a CDS encoding TRAP transporter large permease — protein MDIGTISLILLLAMLALLAIGMPLGFASAALAVLVLVLKFEPTLILEPWTFGEGTLTRRFGSGPLNILAQRVYGLLTDYVLISIPLFIFMASLLERSGIASEMYSSLNVWLNRTRGGIAIVTSIMAVIMAAMSGIIGGEVVLLGLIALPQMLRLGYNQNLAIGTICASGSLGTMIPPSIVLIIYGLITETSIKALFTASFLPGFMLASFFIIYIVVRTQLNRDLAPLPDPDPNDPESGEKAKLFAAFLSILGGGLFAFLFFRALFFTVTGQNLAEEGVDPIALGTADYLPWFGGFTGLCLLLIFFVLGRERAATGWSMGKGLVAPIVVIGVVLGSIYGGITGITEAAGMGVVAVFVISLIRGEASVDLVWDSLMRTLKSTGTIIWVTIGATALAGAYTIAGGPTYVANLILSADLPTMGIILTMMLIFLFMGAFMDWVGIVLLIMPVFLPIVLRLPVEEIGVFGQLDPRHVAIWFGVVFCMNMQVSFLSPPFGPAAFYLKSVAPPQISLTDIFSGFLPFIGLQILALSILLIWPPIIAIFL, from the coding sequence ATGGATATCGGAACTATCTCGCTCATCCTCCTGCTTGCCATGCTCGCATTGCTGGCGATCGGGATGCCGTTGGGCTTCGCGTCCGCGGCGCTCGCGGTCCTTGTGCTGGTGCTCAAGTTTGAACCCACACTGATACTGGAACCTTGGACCTTCGGGGAAGGCACACTCACCCGAAGGTTTGGCAGCGGCCCACTGAACATTTTAGCACAACGGGTTTACGGCCTTTTAACGGATTACGTACTGATATCGATTCCACTCTTCATTTTCATGGCCAGCCTGCTTGAACGTTCCGGCATCGCGTCGGAAATGTATTCATCGCTCAACGTCTGGCTCAATCGCACCCGCGGTGGCATTGCCATCGTTACGTCCATAATGGCCGTCATCATGGCCGCAATGTCCGGTATAATTGGCGGCGAGGTGGTCCTGCTCGGCCTAATCGCACTCCCGCAAATGCTGCGGCTCGGCTATAATCAAAACCTTGCCATCGGTACCATTTGCGCTTCCGGCTCACTCGGCACAATGATACCGCCCTCCATCGTCCTCATCATCTATGGGCTGATTACTGAAACCTCGATCAAGGCGCTGTTCACGGCGAGCTTCCTGCCCGGCTTCATGCTCGCCAGTTTCTTCATCATATACATAGTAGTTCGGACACAGCTTAATCGTGATCTGGCACCTTTGCCGGATCCGGACCCCAATGACCCAGAGTCTGGCGAGAAGGCCAAGCTATTCGCCGCGTTTCTCTCCATCCTCGGTGGCGGTCTCTTTGCCTTCCTGTTCTTCCGCGCCCTGTTCTTCACCGTGACGGGGCAGAATCTGGCCGAAGAGGGTGTCGACCCAATTGCCCTCGGCACCGCCGACTACCTACCGTGGTTTGGTGGCTTCACAGGCCTTTGCCTCTTACTAATCTTCTTCGTGCTGGGACGGGAACGTGCTGCTACAGGTTGGTCGATGGGTAAGGGCTTGGTCGCGCCCATTGTCGTAATTGGCGTCGTCCTGGGTTCAATTTACGGCGGCATCACAGGCATTACCGAAGCGGCCGGAATGGGCGTCGTCGCTGTATTTGTCATCTCTTTAATCCGAGGTGAAGCAAGTGTCGATCTCGTGTGGGACAGCCTGATGCGCACGCTGAAATCTACAGGAACGATAATCTGGGTCACCATCGGTGCCACGGCGCTCGCCGGGGCTTACACGATTGCAGGCGGACCAACCTACGTTGCCAATCTCATCCTTTCGGCCGATTTGCCCACAATGGGAATCATTCTGACGATGATGCTGATTTTCCTGTTCATGGGTGCGTTCATGGATTGGGTCGGCATTGTGCTCCTTATCATGCCAGTCTTTTTGCCCATTGTCCTTCGACTGCCGGTAGAGGAGATCGGGGTCTTCGGTCAACTCGATCCGCGTCACGTCGCAATCTGGTTCGGAGTGGTTTTCTGTATGAATATGCAGGTCAGCTTTCTGTCGCCGCCGTTTGGTCCAGCCGCCTTCTATCTGAAGTCGGTGGCACCGCCGCAAATCTCTCTAACCGACATCTTCAGCGGCTTTCTGCCTTTCATCGGCCTCCAGATTCTCGCTCTTTCGATTTTGCTGATATGGCCTCCGATCATCGCCATTTTCCTTTGA
- a CDS encoding NAD(P)/FAD-dependent oxidoreductase — protein sequence MIDQPVRITIIGRGLIGSAAARHLAEAGHAVTLVGPLEGTTPGSHWDEGRITRKNATDPFWSEVSTRAIARYRELEAASGVRFFTETGAMMAGPAGDDFFRCALSTSSRHRDASQHLTFPVLRQRFPFFRFVAGTEALYEQQEAGHISPRALVAAQTHLAEKSGARLVPAAATGFHMTASVTTVTTTQGEIEGDQILVATGGLTDHLLPGPLGLRVYARTVALLEVSEDQAIRLKEMPSLVFRQPDEAEPYLLPPIRYPDGRIYLKIGGDPVDHLLTTRAEIHDWFATDGNPRVRDHLEVLVRRLMPELEIRSVSSAACMTTFSHSGKPIIGRLGPRLTVATAGNGAGAKCSDELGRLAACALLDQPDSLLSETGVPS from the coding sequence ATGATAGATCAGCCAGTTCGCATCACTATAATCGGCCGTGGCCTTATCGGTTCCGCTGCGGCCCGCCACCTCGCGGAAGCAGGCCATGCTGTCACTCTTGTCGGTCCGCTGGAAGGCACCACACCTGGCAGTCATTGGGATGAGGGGCGGATCACCCGGAAAAATGCCACCGACCCGTTTTGGTCGGAAGTCTCCACTCGTGCAATTGCGCGCTATCGCGAACTCGAAGCAGCTTCCGGCGTCCGTTTTTTTACCGAAACCGGTGCAATGATGGCCGGGCCGGCTGGTGATGACTTTTTCCGTTGTGCCCTCAGCACCAGTTCCCGGCATCGAGACGCCAGTCAGCATCTGACATTTCCCGTTCTCCGACAGCGCTTCCCGTTCTTCCGATTTGTCGCCGGCACTGAGGCTTTGTACGAACAGCAGGAAGCAGGCCACATTTCTCCGCGAGCGCTCGTCGCTGCCCAGACACACCTTGCCGAGAAAAGTGGTGCACGACTGGTCCCTGCGGCAGCCACAGGCTTCCACATGACTGCTTCCGTCACGACCGTCACTACTACCCAGGGCGAAATCGAGGGCGATCAAATCCTGGTCGCCACCGGTGGCCTCACCGATCATCTGCTGCCGGGGCCACTCGGCCTTCGTGTCTATGCCCGCACTGTAGCCCTATTGGAAGTGAGCGAGGATCAGGCAATTCGCCTCAAGGAAATGCCCTCGCTCGTCTTCCGGCAGCCAGATGAGGCCGAACCCTACCTCTTGCCTCCTATCCGCTATCCGGATGGCAGGATCTATCTCAAGATCGGTGGTGATCCTGTCGACCATTTGCTGACCACTCGCGCAGAAATCCACGACTGGTTCGCAACCGATGGCAATCCACGAGTACGCGATCACCTCGAAGTCCTGGTTCGTCGACTTATGCCAGAACTGGAGATAAGAAGCGTTTCCTCAGCCGCGTGCATGACAACATTCTCTCACTCGGGCAAACCCATCATCGGCCGCCTCGGCCCGCGTCTCACCGTCGCCACCGCCGGAAACGGCGCAGGTGCAAAATGCTCGGATGAACTGGGCCGTCTGGCGGCATGTGCCTTGCTTGATCAGCCCGATAGTCTACTTTCGGAAACAGGAGTTCCTTCATGA